A single window of Gossypium arboreum isolate Shixiya-1 chromosome 13, ASM2569848v2, whole genome shotgun sequence DNA harbors:
- the LOC108453018 gene encoding E3 SUMO-protein ligase SIZ1-like isoform X1, protein MDLVASCKDKLAYFRIKELKDVLTQLGLSKQGKKQDLVERILGALSDEQVTKMWAKRTPVGKEDVAKLVDDTYSEFLVLRKMQVSGATELASKGQGVSDGNNVKIKGEVDDPFQPDVKVRCPCGNSLETDNIIMCEDPRCQVGQHFGCVIIPEKPMEGNPAVPDFFYCELCRLKRADPFWLTIANPFYPVKLAIANIPTDGTNPMQSVEKTFQITRADKELLSKQEYDVQAWCLLLNDKVPFRMQWPQYADLQVNGTSIKGVPVRAINRPGSQLLGANGRDDGPIISPCIKDGINKITLTGCDARVFCFGVRIVKRRTVQQILNTIPKENDGERLEDALCRVRRCVGGGTATDNGDSDSDLEVVADFFGVNLRCPMSGSRMKVAGRFKPCAHMGCFDLEVFVELNQRSRKWQCPICLKNYSLEHIIIDPYFNRITSKMSNCGEDITEIEVKPDGSWRAKAKSENERRELGDLALWHSPDSTLCESGSVEDKPTAEISKQIKLEGTSEGQTGLKLGIKKNQNGYWQFSKPEGLNNSSASRLQDRLRLEQKFLPMSSSATGSGKDGEDASVNQDAGGTYDFTSNGIELDSVPLNIDSAYEFTDQNQSATAGNAEVIVLSDSDEENEILISPPTMYKDNHNQNDGGGLGFPVAPPGISHPYSEEPPLGPAANLGLFTPNDEFDMPLWSLPSGSQDGSGFQLFNTDPDVADTLVDLQRSSLNCPSTINGYPLAPETTLGSTTLVPTCSIGQVDTNLNDSLVDTTLFGGEDPSLQIFLPTHPSGASAESGLRDQADVSNGIRTDDWISLRLGGGASGGHGDSTTVNGLNSRQPIPSKERAMDTASLLLGMNDSRNGKSSRQRTESPFSFPRQKRSVRPRLYLSIDSDTE, encoded by the exons ATGGATTTGGTGGCTAGTTGCAAG GATAAATTGGCATACTTCCGAATAAAAGAACTCAAGGATGTTCTCACTCAGTTGGGTCTTTCAAAGCAGGGGAAGAAGCAG GACCTTGTTGAGAGGATATTAGGTGCTCTTTCTGATGAACAAG TTACAAAGATGTGGGCAAAAAGGACTCCTGTGGGGAAGGAAGATGTAGCAAAACTTGTTGATGATACATACAG TGAATTTCTTGTCCTCAGGAAGATGCAGGTTTCTGGTGCTACGGAATTGGCATCAAAGGGACAGGGTGTGTCAGACGGCAATAATGTTAAAATTAAAGGAGAAGTAGACGATCCCTTTCAACCAGATGTGAAAGTTCGTTGTCCTTGTGGAAACTCATTGGAGACTGACAACATTATCATG TGTGAGGATCCAAGATGCCAAGTAGGGCAACACTTTGGTTGTGTTATAATTCCAGAGAAGCCTATGGAGGGAAATCCAGCAGTTCCTGATTTCTTTTATTGTGAGCTTTGTCGACTGAAGCGAGCTGATCC TTTTTGGCTTACTATTGCAAACCCTTTTTATCCAGTGAAGTTGGCGATTGCAAATATCCCTACTGATGG TACAAATCCAATGCAAAGCGTGGAGAAAACGTTCCAAATCACTAGAGCAGACAAGGAGTTGTTGTCCAAACAAGAGTATGATGTCCAG GCATGGTGCTTGCTTCTGAATGACAAAGTTCCATTCAGGATGCAGTGGCCTCAATATGCAGATTTACAGGTCAATGGTACGAGTATTAAAG GTGTTCCTGTTCGTGCTATTAATAGACCTGGCTCTCAATTGCTCGGGGCTAACGGTCGTGATGATGGTCCTATT ATATCTCCATGTATTAAAGATGGAATTAATAAGATAACTTTGACTGGATGCGATGCTCGCGTGTTCTGTTTTGGAGTTAGAATAGTTAAACGACGAACTGTTCAACAG ATACTAAACACGATTCCCAAGGAGAATGATGGTGAACGTTTGGAAGATGCTCTTTGTCGCGTTCGTCGTTGTGTTGGTGGTGGAACTGCAACTGACAATGGTGATAGTGACAGTGACCTAGAAGTTGTTGCAGATTTTTTTGGAGTCAACCTACGCTGCCCT ATGAGCGGCTCAAGAATGAAGGTCGCTGGAAGGTTTAAGCCTTGCGCTCACATGGGTTGTTTCGATCTTGAAGTTTTTGTGGAGCTTAACCAACGCTCTAGGAAG TGGCAGTGCCCAATTTGCTTGAAGAACTACTCGCTGGAACACATTATAATTGATCCTTATTTTAATCGCATCACATCCAAG ATGAGCAATTGTGGCGAAGACATTACTGAGATTGAGGTCAAGCCTGATGGTTCTTGGCGTGCAAAGGCTAAAAGTGAAAACGAACGCAGAGAGCTTGGTGATCTTGCACTATGGCACTCTCCTGACAGTACCCTATGTGAATCAGGCAGTGTGGAGGATAAGCCAACAGCTGAAATTTCGAAGCAGATCAAACTTGAAGGTACTTCTGAAGGACAGACAGGTTTGAAACTCGGAATAAAGAAGAATCAAAATGGGTACTGGCAGTTTAGCAAACCTGAAGGCTTGAACAACTCATCTGCTAGTAGATTACAAGACAGGCTACGTCTTGAGCAAAAATTTTTACCAATGAGCAGCAGCGCTACCGGAAGTGGTAAGGATGGTGAAGATGCCAGCGTAAATCAGGATGCTGGTGGAACTTATGACTTTACAAGCAACGGGATTGAACTTGATTCTGTGCCTCTGAACATAGATTCAGCATATGAATTTACTGACCAAAACCAATCTGCAACAGCAGGAAATGCAGAAGTTATTGTTCTTAGTGATTCAGATGAAGAGAATGAAATATTGATATCTCCTCCAACTATGTATAAggataatcacaaccaaaatgaTGGTGGGGGACTTGGTTTTCCGGTTGCACCTCCTGGAATTTCTCACCCATACTCAGAAGAACCACCTCTTGGGCCTGCTGCTAATTTGGGTCTTTTTACTCCCAATGATGAATTCGACATGCCTCTGTGGTCATTACCTTCGGGATCTCAAGATGGTTCTGGGTTTCAACTATTTAATACAGATCCGGATGTTGCAGATACCTTAGTTGATCTGCAGCGAAGTTCTCTCAATTGCCCTTCGACAATTAATGGTTATCCATTGGCTCCTGAGACAACATTGGGATCTACAACTCTAGTCCCTACTTGTTCCATCGGTCAGGTTGATACAAATCTAAATGACAGCTTGGTTGACACTACCCTCTTTGGTGGAGAGGATCCCTCACTTCAGATATTTCTTCCAACGCATCCTTCAGGTGCATCAGCAGAGTCTGGTTTGAGAGATCAAGCTGACGTATCGAACGGCATCCGTACCGATGATTGGATCTCACTTAGGCTTGGAGGTGGTGCAAGTGGCGGCCATGGGGACTCAACAACTGTGAATGGATTGAATTCAAGGCAGCCAATACCTTCCAAAGAGCGTGCTATGGACACTG CTTCTCTGTTGCTTGGTATGAATGACAGTAGAAATGGGAAATCAAGTAGGCAAAGAACAGAGAGCCCTTTCTCATTTCCTCGGCAAAAACGGTCAGTTCGACCAAGATTATATCTCTCCATCGACTCAGACACCGAGTAA
- the LOC108453018 gene encoding E3 SUMO-protein ligase SIZ1-like isoform X2 has translation MDLVASCKDKLAYFRIKELKDVLTQLGLSKQGKKQDLVERILGALSDEQVTKMWAKRTPVGKEDVAKLVDDTYSEFLVLRKMQVSGATELASKGQGVSDGNNVKIKGEVDDPFQPDVKVRCPCGNSLETDNIIMCEDPRCQVGQHFGCVIIPEKPMEGNPAVPDFFYCELCRLKRADPFWLTIANPFYPVKLAIANIPTDGTNPMQSVEKTFQITRADKELLSKQEYDVQAWCLLLNDKVPFRMQWPQYADLQVNGVPVRAINRPGSQLLGANGRDDGPIISPCIKDGINKITLTGCDARVFCFGVRIVKRRTVQQILNTIPKENDGERLEDALCRVRRCVGGGTATDNGDSDSDLEVVADFFGVNLRCPMSGSRMKVAGRFKPCAHMGCFDLEVFVELNQRSRKWQCPICLKNYSLEHIIIDPYFNRITSKMSNCGEDITEIEVKPDGSWRAKAKSENERRELGDLALWHSPDSTLCESGSVEDKPTAEISKQIKLEGTSEGQTGLKLGIKKNQNGYWQFSKPEGLNNSSASRLQDRLRLEQKFLPMSSSATGSGKDGEDASVNQDAGGTYDFTSNGIELDSVPLNIDSAYEFTDQNQSATAGNAEVIVLSDSDEENEILISPPTMYKDNHNQNDGGGLGFPVAPPGISHPYSEEPPLGPAANLGLFTPNDEFDMPLWSLPSGSQDGSGFQLFNTDPDVADTLVDLQRSSLNCPSTINGYPLAPETTLGSTTLVPTCSIGQVDTNLNDSLVDTTLFGGEDPSLQIFLPTHPSGASAESGLRDQADVSNGIRTDDWISLRLGGGASGGHGDSTTVNGLNSRQPIPSKERAMDTASLLLGMNDSRNGKSSRQRTESPFSFPRQKRSVRPRLYLSIDSDTE, from the exons ATGGATTTGGTGGCTAGTTGCAAG GATAAATTGGCATACTTCCGAATAAAAGAACTCAAGGATGTTCTCACTCAGTTGGGTCTTTCAAAGCAGGGGAAGAAGCAG GACCTTGTTGAGAGGATATTAGGTGCTCTTTCTGATGAACAAG TTACAAAGATGTGGGCAAAAAGGACTCCTGTGGGGAAGGAAGATGTAGCAAAACTTGTTGATGATACATACAG TGAATTTCTTGTCCTCAGGAAGATGCAGGTTTCTGGTGCTACGGAATTGGCATCAAAGGGACAGGGTGTGTCAGACGGCAATAATGTTAAAATTAAAGGAGAAGTAGACGATCCCTTTCAACCAGATGTGAAAGTTCGTTGTCCTTGTGGAAACTCATTGGAGACTGACAACATTATCATG TGTGAGGATCCAAGATGCCAAGTAGGGCAACACTTTGGTTGTGTTATAATTCCAGAGAAGCCTATGGAGGGAAATCCAGCAGTTCCTGATTTCTTTTATTGTGAGCTTTGTCGACTGAAGCGAGCTGATCC TTTTTGGCTTACTATTGCAAACCCTTTTTATCCAGTGAAGTTGGCGATTGCAAATATCCCTACTGATGG TACAAATCCAATGCAAAGCGTGGAGAAAACGTTCCAAATCACTAGAGCAGACAAGGAGTTGTTGTCCAAACAAGAGTATGATGTCCAG GCATGGTGCTTGCTTCTGAATGACAAAGTTCCATTCAGGATGCAGTGGCCTCAATATGCAGATTTACAGGTCAATG GTGTTCCTGTTCGTGCTATTAATAGACCTGGCTCTCAATTGCTCGGGGCTAACGGTCGTGATGATGGTCCTATT ATATCTCCATGTATTAAAGATGGAATTAATAAGATAACTTTGACTGGATGCGATGCTCGCGTGTTCTGTTTTGGAGTTAGAATAGTTAAACGACGAACTGTTCAACAG ATACTAAACACGATTCCCAAGGAGAATGATGGTGAACGTTTGGAAGATGCTCTTTGTCGCGTTCGTCGTTGTGTTGGTGGTGGAACTGCAACTGACAATGGTGATAGTGACAGTGACCTAGAAGTTGTTGCAGATTTTTTTGGAGTCAACCTACGCTGCCCT ATGAGCGGCTCAAGAATGAAGGTCGCTGGAAGGTTTAAGCCTTGCGCTCACATGGGTTGTTTCGATCTTGAAGTTTTTGTGGAGCTTAACCAACGCTCTAGGAAG TGGCAGTGCCCAATTTGCTTGAAGAACTACTCGCTGGAACACATTATAATTGATCCTTATTTTAATCGCATCACATCCAAG ATGAGCAATTGTGGCGAAGACATTACTGAGATTGAGGTCAAGCCTGATGGTTCTTGGCGTGCAAAGGCTAAAAGTGAAAACGAACGCAGAGAGCTTGGTGATCTTGCACTATGGCACTCTCCTGACAGTACCCTATGTGAATCAGGCAGTGTGGAGGATAAGCCAACAGCTGAAATTTCGAAGCAGATCAAACTTGAAGGTACTTCTGAAGGACAGACAGGTTTGAAACTCGGAATAAAGAAGAATCAAAATGGGTACTGGCAGTTTAGCAAACCTGAAGGCTTGAACAACTCATCTGCTAGTAGATTACAAGACAGGCTACGTCTTGAGCAAAAATTTTTACCAATGAGCAGCAGCGCTACCGGAAGTGGTAAGGATGGTGAAGATGCCAGCGTAAATCAGGATGCTGGTGGAACTTATGACTTTACAAGCAACGGGATTGAACTTGATTCTGTGCCTCTGAACATAGATTCAGCATATGAATTTACTGACCAAAACCAATCTGCAACAGCAGGAAATGCAGAAGTTATTGTTCTTAGTGATTCAGATGAAGAGAATGAAATATTGATATCTCCTCCAACTATGTATAAggataatcacaaccaaaatgaTGGTGGGGGACTTGGTTTTCCGGTTGCACCTCCTGGAATTTCTCACCCATACTCAGAAGAACCACCTCTTGGGCCTGCTGCTAATTTGGGTCTTTTTACTCCCAATGATGAATTCGACATGCCTCTGTGGTCATTACCTTCGGGATCTCAAGATGGTTCTGGGTTTCAACTATTTAATACAGATCCGGATGTTGCAGATACCTTAGTTGATCTGCAGCGAAGTTCTCTCAATTGCCCTTCGACAATTAATGGTTATCCATTGGCTCCTGAGACAACATTGGGATCTACAACTCTAGTCCCTACTTGTTCCATCGGTCAGGTTGATACAAATCTAAATGACAGCTTGGTTGACACTACCCTCTTTGGTGGAGAGGATCCCTCACTTCAGATATTTCTTCCAACGCATCCTTCAGGTGCATCAGCAGAGTCTGGTTTGAGAGATCAAGCTGACGTATCGAACGGCATCCGTACCGATGATTGGATCTCACTTAGGCTTGGAGGTGGTGCAAGTGGCGGCCATGGGGACTCAACAACTGTGAATGGATTGAATTCAAGGCAGCCAATACCTTCCAAAGAGCGTGCTATGGACACTG CTTCTCTGTTGCTTGGTATGAATGACAGTAGAAATGGGAAATCAAGTAGGCAAAGAACAGAGAGCCCTTTCTCATTTCCTCGGCAAAAACGGTCAGTTCGACCAAGATTATATCTCTCCATCGACTCAGACACCGAGTAA
- the LOC108453018 gene encoding E3 SUMO-protein ligase SIZ1-like isoform X5, with protein sequence MDLVASCKDKLAYFRIKELKDVLTQLGLSKQGKKQDLVERILGALSDEQVTKMWAKRTPVGKEDVAKLVDDTYSEFLVLRKMQVSGATELASKGQGVSDGNNVKIKGEVDDPFQPDVKVRCPCGNSLETDNIIMCEDPRCQVGQHFGCVIIPEKPMEGNPAVPDFFYCELCRLKRADPFWLTIANPFYPVKLAIANIPTDGTNPMQSVEKTFQITRADKELLSKQEYDVQAWCLLLNDKVPFRMQWPQYADLQVNGTSIKGVPVRAINRPGSQLLGANGRDDGPIISPCIKDGINKITLTGCDARVFCFGVRIVKRRTVQQILNTIPKENDGERLEDALCRVRRCVGGGTATDNGDSDSDLEVVADFFGVNLRCPMSGSRMKVAGRFKPCAHMGCFDLEVFVELNQRSRKWQCPICLKNYSLEHIIIDPYFNRITSKMSNCGEDITEIEVKPDGSWRAKAKSENERRELGDLALWHSPDSTLCESGSVEDKPTAEISKQIKLEGTSEGQTGLKLGIKKNQNGYWQFSKPEGLNNSSASRLQDRLRLEQKFLPMSSSATGSGKDGEDASVNQDAGGTYDFTSNGIELDSVPLNIDSAYEFTDQNQSATAGNAEVIVLSDSDEENEILISPPTMYKDNHNQNDGGGLGFPVAPPGISHPYSEEPPLGPAANLGLFTPNDEFDMPLWSLPSGSQDGSGFQLFNTDPDVADTLVDLQRSSLNCPSTINGYPLAPETTLGSTTLVPTCSIGQVHQQSLV encoded by the exons ATGGATTTGGTGGCTAGTTGCAAG GATAAATTGGCATACTTCCGAATAAAAGAACTCAAGGATGTTCTCACTCAGTTGGGTCTTTCAAAGCAGGGGAAGAAGCAG GACCTTGTTGAGAGGATATTAGGTGCTCTTTCTGATGAACAAG TTACAAAGATGTGGGCAAAAAGGACTCCTGTGGGGAAGGAAGATGTAGCAAAACTTGTTGATGATACATACAG TGAATTTCTTGTCCTCAGGAAGATGCAGGTTTCTGGTGCTACGGAATTGGCATCAAAGGGACAGGGTGTGTCAGACGGCAATAATGTTAAAATTAAAGGAGAAGTAGACGATCCCTTTCAACCAGATGTGAAAGTTCGTTGTCCTTGTGGAAACTCATTGGAGACTGACAACATTATCATG TGTGAGGATCCAAGATGCCAAGTAGGGCAACACTTTGGTTGTGTTATAATTCCAGAGAAGCCTATGGAGGGAAATCCAGCAGTTCCTGATTTCTTTTATTGTGAGCTTTGTCGACTGAAGCGAGCTGATCC TTTTTGGCTTACTATTGCAAACCCTTTTTATCCAGTGAAGTTGGCGATTGCAAATATCCCTACTGATGG TACAAATCCAATGCAAAGCGTGGAGAAAACGTTCCAAATCACTAGAGCAGACAAGGAGTTGTTGTCCAAACAAGAGTATGATGTCCAG GCATGGTGCTTGCTTCTGAATGACAAAGTTCCATTCAGGATGCAGTGGCCTCAATATGCAGATTTACAGGTCAATGGTACGAGTATTAAAG GTGTTCCTGTTCGTGCTATTAATAGACCTGGCTCTCAATTGCTCGGGGCTAACGGTCGTGATGATGGTCCTATT ATATCTCCATGTATTAAAGATGGAATTAATAAGATAACTTTGACTGGATGCGATGCTCGCGTGTTCTGTTTTGGAGTTAGAATAGTTAAACGACGAACTGTTCAACAG ATACTAAACACGATTCCCAAGGAGAATGATGGTGAACGTTTGGAAGATGCTCTTTGTCGCGTTCGTCGTTGTGTTGGTGGTGGAACTGCAACTGACAATGGTGATAGTGACAGTGACCTAGAAGTTGTTGCAGATTTTTTTGGAGTCAACCTACGCTGCCCT ATGAGCGGCTCAAGAATGAAGGTCGCTGGAAGGTTTAAGCCTTGCGCTCACATGGGTTGTTTCGATCTTGAAGTTTTTGTGGAGCTTAACCAACGCTCTAGGAAG TGGCAGTGCCCAATTTGCTTGAAGAACTACTCGCTGGAACACATTATAATTGATCCTTATTTTAATCGCATCACATCCAAG ATGAGCAATTGTGGCGAAGACATTACTGAGATTGAGGTCAAGCCTGATGGTTCTTGGCGTGCAAAGGCTAAAAGTGAAAACGAACGCAGAGAGCTTGGTGATCTTGCACTATGGCACTCTCCTGACAGTACCCTATGTGAATCAGGCAGTGTGGAGGATAAGCCAACAGCTGAAATTTCGAAGCAGATCAAACTTGAAGGTACTTCTGAAGGACAGACAGGTTTGAAACTCGGAATAAAGAAGAATCAAAATGGGTACTGGCAGTTTAGCAAACCTGAAGGCTTGAACAACTCATCTGCTAGTAGATTACAAGACAGGCTACGTCTTGAGCAAAAATTTTTACCAATGAGCAGCAGCGCTACCGGAAGTGGTAAGGATGGTGAAGATGCCAGCGTAAATCAGGATGCTGGTGGAACTTATGACTTTACAAGCAACGGGATTGAACTTGATTCTGTGCCTCTGAACATAGATTCAGCATATGAATTTACTGACCAAAACCAATCTGCAACAGCAGGAAATGCAGAAGTTATTGTTCTTAGTGATTCAGATGAAGAGAATGAAATATTGATATCTCCTCCAACTATGTATAAggataatcacaaccaaaatgaTGGTGGGGGACTTGGTTTTCCGGTTGCACCTCCTGGAATTTCTCACCCATACTCAGAAGAACCACCTCTTGGGCCTGCTGCTAATTTGGGTCTTTTTACTCCCAATGATGAATTCGACATGCCTCTGTGGTCATTACCTTCGGGATCTCAAGATGGTTCTGGGTTTCAACTATTTAATACAGATCCGGATGTTGCAGATACCTTAGTTGATCTGCAGCGAAGTTCTCTCAATTGCCCTTCGACAATTAATGGTTATCCATTGGCTCCTGAGACAACATTGGGATCTACAACTCTAGTCCCTACTTGTTCCATCGGTCAG GTGCATCAGCAGAGTCTGGTTTGA
- the LOC108453018 gene encoding E3 SUMO-protein ligase SIZ1-like isoform X3 — translation MDLVASCKDKLAYFRIKELKDVLTQLGLSKQGKKQDLVERILGALSDEQVTKMWAKRTPVGKEDVAKLVDDTYRKMQVSGATELASKGQGVSDGNNVKIKGEVDDPFQPDVKVRCPCGNSLETDNIIMCEDPRCQVGQHFGCVIIPEKPMEGNPAVPDFFYCELCRLKRADPFWLTIANPFYPVKLAIANIPTDGTNPMQSVEKTFQITRADKELLSKQEYDVQAWCLLLNDKVPFRMQWPQYADLQVNGTSIKGVPVRAINRPGSQLLGANGRDDGPIISPCIKDGINKITLTGCDARVFCFGVRIVKRRTVQQILNTIPKENDGERLEDALCRVRRCVGGGTATDNGDSDSDLEVVADFFGVNLRCPMSGSRMKVAGRFKPCAHMGCFDLEVFVELNQRSRKWQCPICLKNYSLEHIIIDPYFNRITSKMSNCGEDITEIEVKPDGSWRAKAKSENERRELGDLALWHSPDSTLCESGSVEDKPTAEISKQIKLEGTSEGQTGLKLGIKKNQNGYWQFSKPEGLNNSSASRLQDRLRLEQKFLPMSSSATGSGKDGEDASVNQDAGGTYDFTSNGIELDSVPLNIDSAYEFTDQNQSATAGNAEVIVLSDSDEENEILISPPTMYKDNHNQNDGGGLGFPVAPPGISHPYSEEPPLGPAANLGLFTPNDEFDMPLWSLPSGSQDGSGFQLFNTDPDVADTLVDLQRSSLNCPSTINGYPLAPETTLGSTTLVPTCSIGQVDTNLNDSLVDTTLFGGEDPSLQIFLPTHPSGASAESGLRDQADVSNGIRTDDWISLRLGGGASGGHGDSTTVNGLNSRQPIPSKERAMDTASLLLGMNDSRNGKSSRQRTESPFSFPRQKRSVRPRLYLSIDSDTE, via the exons ATGGATTTGGTGGCTAGTTGCAAG GATAAATTGGCATACTTCCGAATAAAAGAACTCAAGGATGTTCTCACTCAGTTGGGTCTTTCAAAGCAGGGGAAGAAGCAG GACCTTGTTGAGAGGATATTAGGTGCTCTTTCTGATGAACAAG TTACAAAGATGTGGGCAAAAAGGACTCCTGTGGGGAAGGAAGATGTAGCAAAACTTGTTGATGATACATACAG GAAGATGCAGGTTTCTGGTGCTACGGAATTGGCATCAAAGGGACAGGGTGTGTCAGACGGCAATAATGTTAAAATTAAAGGAGAAGTAGACGATCCCTTTCAACCAGATGTGAAAGTTCGTTGTCCTTGTGGAAACTCATTGGAGACTGACAACATTATCATG TGTGAGGATCCAAGATGCCAAGTAGGGCAACACTTTGGTTGTGTTATAATTCCAGAGAAGCCTATGGAGGGAAATCCAGCAGTTCCTGATTTCTTTTATTGTGAGCTTTGTCGACTGAAGCGAGCTGATCC TTTTTGGCTTACTATTGCAAACCCTTTTTATCCAGTGAAGTTGGCGATTGCAAATATCCCTACTGATGG TACAAATCCAATGCAAAGCGTGGAGAAAACGTTCCAAATCACTAGAGCAGACAAGGAGTTGTTGTCCAAACAAGAGTATGATGTCCAG GCATGGTGCTTGCTTCTGAATGACAAAGTTCCATTCAGGATGCAGTGGCCTCAATATGCAGATTTACAGGTCAATGGTACGAGTATTAAAG GTGTTCCTGTTCGTGCTATTAATAGACCTGGCTCTCAATTGCTCGGGGCTAACGGTCGTGATGATGGTCCTATT ATATCTCCATGTATTAAAGATGGAATTAATAAGATAACTTTGACTGGATGCGATGCTCGCGTGTTCTGTTTTGGAGTTAGAATAGTTAAACGACGAACTGTTCAACAG ATACTAAACACGATTCCCAAGGAGAATGATGGTGAACGTTTGGAAGATGCTCTTTGTCGCGTTCGTCGTTGTGTTGGTGGTGGAACTGCAACTGACAATGGTGATAGTGACAGTGACCTAGAAGTTGTTGCAGATTTTTTTGGAGTCAACCTACGCTGCCCT ATGAGCGGCTCAAGAATGAAGGTCGCTGGAAGGTTTAAGCCTTGCGCTCACATGGGTTGTTTCGATCTTGAAGTTTTTGTGGAGCTTAACCAACGCTCTAGGAAG TGGCAGTGCCCAATTTGCTTGAAGAACTACTCGCTGGAACACATTATAATTGATCCTTATTTTAATCGCATCACATCCAAG ATGAGCAATTGTGGCGAAGACATTACTGAGATTGAGGTCAAGCCTGATGGTTCTTGGCGTGCAAAGGCTAAAAGTGAAAACGAACGCAGAGAGCTTGGTGATCTTGCACTATGGCACTCTCCTGACAGTACCCTATGTGAATCAGGCAGTGTGGAGGATAAGCCAACAGCTGAAATTTCGAAGCAGATCAAACTTGAAGGTACTTCTGAAGGACAGACAGGTTTGAAACTCGGAATAAAGAAGAATCAAAATGGGTACTGGCAGTTTAGCAAACCTGAAGGCTTGAACAACTCATCTGCTAGTAGATTACAAGACAGGCTACGTCTTGAGCAAAAATTTTTACCAATGAGCAGCAGCGCTACCGGAAGTGGTAAGGATGGTGAAGATGCCAGCGTAAATCAGGATGCTGGTGGAACTTATGACTTTACAAGCAACGGGATTGAACTTGATTCTGTGCCTCTGAACATAGATTCAGCATATGAATTTACTGACCAAAACCAATCTGCAACAGCAGGAAATGCAGAAGTTATTGTTCTTAGTGATTCAGATGAAGAGAATGAAATATTGATATCTCCTCCAACTATGTATAAggataatcacaaccaaaatgaTGGTGGGGGACTTGGTTTTCCGGTTGCACCTCCTGGAATTTCTCACCCATACTCAGAAGAACCACCTCTTGGGCCTGCTGCTAATTTGGGTCTTTTTACTCCCAATGATGAATTCGACATGCCTCTGTGGTCATTACCTTCGGGATCTCAAGATGGTTCTGGGTTTCAACTATTTAATACAGATCCGGATGTTGCAGATACCTTAGTTGATCTGCAGCGAAGTTCTCTCAATTGCCCTTCGACAATTAATGGTTATCCATTGGCTCCTGAGACAACATTGGGATCTACAACTCTAGTCCCTACTTGTTCCATCGGTCAGGTTGATACAAATCTAAATGACAGCTTGGTTGACACTACCCTCTTTGGTGGAGAGGATCCCTCACTTCAGATATTTCTTCCAACGCATCCTTCAGGTGCATCAGCAGAGTCTGGTTTGAGAGATCAAGCTGACGTATCGAACGGCATCCGTACCGATGATTGGATCTCACTTAGGCTTGGAGGTGGTGCAAGTGGCGGCCATGGGGACTCAACAACTGTGAATGGATTGAATTCAAGGCAGCCAATACCTTCCAAAGAGCGTGCTATGGACACTG CTTCTCTGTTGCTTGGTATGAATGACAGTAGAAATGGGAAATCAAGTAGGCAAAGAACAGAGAGCCCTTTCTCATTTCCTCGGCAAAAACGGTCAGTTCGACCAAGATTATATCTCTCCATCGACTCAGACACCGAGTAA